The genomic segment AATCATGTAACTCTACTCTAAAGTGGGTAGAGATTTCGTGAACGCATAATTTATGAAAGTAAGGGATTTAAGATCAGATGTTGGTGTCAAATGTGCGTGAACCATGGAAACTGAAGAGAGAGAGAATCAAATTCTCTTTAAAATTGAAAGGAAGATAAATTATAGCATTGCTATTTACATGTCCAAAAGAAAATATGGCCTCTGATTACAGAATTTGAAGCCCAACATCATATTAAAATGGCAAATCAAACTAAAAAGTTGGATTTGAAGCTAATTATCATTCCAATTATGGATGGCTAATCAAATCATTTAAATCTTTGAATTCACAAACACagctttatatttatttcttgtaATATACGAATTAAGAGGAATGAGTGAAAAGTAGGTGCATTTGAGATTCTTCTTGGAACCTTTCCTTAATTAAACCAATTTGGGGGGAAAGTAAAAAGAGAAGCATCTTTTTGAAAAGAAAgggtaaaattattttagttgatCTACAATTTAAAATACTTTACTATATAATCTTCTTTTCCTAATATTTGCATATCCTTTGAACATGACGGATTCATACCTAAATTTTGAATATGTTAcatactttgatatctttttgTAATGTCGTTAGAATATGATGACGCGACATTGGCAATCAATAAAACGTCATGTgaaaaaacattaaaagaaagataaaaagaaatatttaaaatatataaacttatacaaaaataaaattataaattattatttcacGTCAAGATTGAATCTAgacaaaaaaatatcaaaatttagatGAATTTAGACGTCTAATTGTCCAAGTTTTCTTTAAATGtgttcttttattaattttatgtatttatttttaataatttaattatatgaatatcgaaatataaaaatcaaatgctAACAAATCAATAGTTCACAGAATCtcaaagaattgaaaaaaaaaatcgtgaaataataatatataaacaataaCCAACTAAAATGTTTTCTCTCTAAATATTTTCCCCCAAAACAAATAATGGAATTGAAAACCTAGAGAAATTCCCGCCAATTCTCCTCCTTTTTGCCCTTCAAGTtcatgataattaattaaaataaaaaaaattgttttaaaagtaatatatatatatatgaaaaactgTTTAAACCACAAATTTTTGAAGCAAACTGTAATGTCCGGACTTTAACTAGTGCCAAAAAATGTAGATTCAGAATTGAATTCCGTAAATTGAGTaatgaaattttgaatagaaaaatttatgtaattaatttaaaaatacatttttgtCAGAGAGACAGGTAAGATAGAATAGCGGGGAATCAACGTGCCGCCTCTGCCAAAGTTTCGATAAATATCCCTACTAAAGCACGGCTCTTGACTTAATAACACACTAACACATCCAAATCTGTATAACCCTCCATCTTTCTTTGCTGAGTTTTCGTCTGCCATgtcgtcgtcgtcgtcgtcgtcCTTGCCTCTGCAAACTCTAAAAATAGGCATCGTCGGTTTTGGTACATTTGGGCAGTTCCTGGCAAAGACAATGATCAAACAAGGCCATACTACTAGGGCAACTTCTCGGACAGATTATTCCCAGCTTTGTCATCAATTGGATGTTCCCTTCTTCAGGTAGATCCTACTCTCAACTTCAATTAAACGCAAAGCCAACACTACACATTGATTCTTTTGTGAAACCCTTGTTTCTGCGTTTTTAGGGACGTAATTCCATTTCTTGAAGCAGATAATGATGTGATATTGATATGCACGTCAATCCTATCTCTATCGGAGGTGCTCAACTCAATGCCATTACGTCGCCTCAAACGCCACACGTTGTTTGTCGATGTGCTCTCGGTCAAAGAACACCCAAGAAACGTTTTATTGCaagtatgatattatgattttgCTTCAACCCCCTTGATCATATTTCTTTTGTCCAGGTTGaaaatggtgttttttttttttcaggttTTGCCAGAGAATATGGACGTGCTCTGCACTCATCCAATGTTTGGACCTGAAAGTGGAAAAAATGGATGGAAAGATCTTCCTTTAGTGTATGAGAAAGTTCGGGTGAGGAATGAAACTAGGTGCTCCAGCTTCCTACACATCTTTGAATCTGAGGTAATCTAAATCAAATGCTCGGAATTAATGCAATTTACAGAGTGGATGCATTGGTTAATTAGAGAATATATTGGAAAAGGGTTGCAGAATGGTGGAAATGTCTTGTGAAGAACATGACAAAGTTGCCGCTAGAAGTCAATTTCTTTCCCATTCAATCGGCAGGTATGTTTTACTCATCTTTATCTTATTTCAATGCTGGTTCATCGGGTAAACCAACTACAATGGGGAGACTGCTTGTGATAAAAATTTATGCATCTTACTTTGATAGGATTTTGGCGGAAATGGGAATTGAATCCACATCCATGAACACCAAAAGCTTCGAAACACTTGTTAAATTGGTAAGCTCAATAAGATGTCTTAAACTAATGCAATTTTCATTTAGCTCCTCCAACATTCTCAAAAAGGAGATGCATTAATATGATAATGATTGCAGAAGGAGAGCGCTACCAATGATAGTTTCGATCTGTTCAGTGGGTTATTCATCCATAACAGGTTTGCTCAACAAGAGGTACGTAGGTAGCTATCCATGTAACCGAAAGCAAGCATCCAATCTTACTATCAATCAATTTAGGAACACTAATGCTGTCTACAATGATGCAGCTGATGAACCTAGAGCAGtcttttgaaaaggtcaagcagaGGCTGCTTAAGAAGATGAGCGAACAACAAAGTCTTAGCTCGGTCTAATGATGGATTGGCATGGACTTTTTGCTAATTGAAACCTTCTAGTAATTATCAACTCAGTAGATtcattatttttctccaattctGTTCTTTAAATGCATTGCTAGACTGTCATGATGAATGCAAAATATGTAAGTGACCCCACAAGGCAATGTTCTTGATGCCAAAACCTACCTTGAGAAAATTAATATGCAAGAGTTCTTAAGCCAACACAACTTGTTTTCGAGAAAAGGTCTCAAAATAAAGGATTAGGTTGTTCCTTCTCCATTTAGATAAATTCTATCAAGTTATGATGATCTTGCAATAACATGACATGATCTAAAGGATCTAAATATGATATTGAACATTAAGTTTAATAATCCTAAGGAAATGCAAACAAGAGGTGCCATGTTCAACTTGGACAATCTTTGGACAATTTCTCCGaagaattttttctttttcaaattgcATATGGCTTATCATCCGCACAAGAGTTGCAATTTTATGAAACTATGATAGACATTAATCTACAATAACAAAACATAATTGCAATAAATTTCATTTCTAGAAAGTAAATATACCTGGAACCGATGGGTGAGCTATGAAATAAGAGGATATTGCTCCACATCAAAAAGGTTGTCCAGTACCTCTGAAGGTCAAGCCCCATCTGAAGGTCCTATGACACATTATTCACAAATAATCCTTATGAGAAGAAGATATTTGTCCTTGGGAAATAGATAACTGATAATTATAATAATCAAGAAAATACAGAGATTCTGCGTTGAACAATTTCATGTAAATCAAAACCATAACAAAAGGTTAAGgaacttttaattaaaaaagcaTCATCAAACAACTTATCCTGTTTCATCCTGAACATACAATAATTTCATGGAAATATTCTTCCAGCAAcaagaaatgagaaaattacttgaggAACTCTGGGGAACTGTTATACTCGGGGGGGAAAACGGTGTTTTCTacttgtaataattaaataaaatcaacttCTTACTTCTGAAAAACATGATAAATTCAACTCGATGTATAGTTGACtcattaaattttgcaaaaatgcTGACTTTTCAAGTAACTTGCAGAAATACATAGGAAAGATTGTCATTTCAAAAACGCTATCTCCTGATATTTTTCAATAGTCTAGAAAGGATAGAAACCTTACTTTGCAGCTTAAAAATAGGCCAAGCATTGTCATTTTCCTatataatgtataaaaaatatttcatcaAAAAAGTGTATAAACTAAACTTTCGTACATGTTTAAATAATCacaaattgatttattaaattaatgctGTGTGTCTTTGTGCATGTGGGTCTGTGTGTGTCTTCAGTATAAAAGTGTGACAACATCAAGATTTTCTTTTGAACCACAACTGTGAAAAAGAACTTGAGTTACAAGAGAAGTTCACAAACTGTATTTAGTGGTTGATATTGATGAAGCATAGCACAAATTGCTTCTTAATTTTAcaataagaaaaaggaaacaacctTAAATCAATCCAACAATGCATCCAAAAATAGCTTAAATACCAATCAAGTTGATGAGATAAAAATATGCACTTCATGAAGACTGGAGCACAACTAACCTCGGGTAGAGCATCTCGCTGCCTGCCTGCCAGCTGCATTCATAACTCGAGCAATTTCAGTATGATCAAAACAACTTTCTACCGCATGGTCTGGCAGCGGAATACCACAATTAATTAGCAACAGCGACCTCTCCTCTTCTTATGTACTGCCTTTTAGGATTAAGGAGTATAACCACTTGACTTATCAAAAAAAAGGAGTATAACCACTTGGTTGTTCTTCTGAATCTTCATTGAAATCCTGGCAGGCGCCCCTGTCCCTCTAGAACCAAATTGGACAAGGTTTGCACCTGTCACAACTATTATACAAAGAACCTCCCCTATCTATGGTAGAGCATGTTTATTTGTGCAAGCATGCAAAAACGAATAATTGGTTCATCTGAGACCTGCCTGCTGCCTCAGTCTGAACCTTTTGAAAACAAAAAGCTGCAAAAGCCTAAACAAATTATTCCTAAAAGTTAAAAATTGTCATACTGTTCACAAGTTTAATATAATCTTTGTAgctttatttttagaaatttagtattttatttgtaaattctaaaatttaatctaactattactattgttattattttattaaatttattggcgtaacattttaaaataaaaaatacttatttcATAATCATgctacatttaaaatttataaaagttaaaattcaatattttaaaataaaaatacagtgGTACGTAATTAATTAAgggataataatttatttagccctccaattttataaaaaattattttaatcttctatttatttttttattttttttaattcttaaacttGTGTAATTTGTCAAatgaataaaaaagttaatatttttaactttgttgacatgGCATACGCGTGGATTGCCATGTGGATGACACGTCagcctttaattaatttttaaaaattcaaaaaaaatataagaactattttttgaatttaaaaattattaaaatttaaaaatttaaaaaatattttttaattttaaaaaattaattaaatatttacatattcatcCACATGACAATCCACGTATATGATACATCATTAAAGTTAACACTTGTTAACTATCTTTTTGTTAACAtttattttcatccatttttaagTGATTTGATAAAATCTATAAACTGAAatattaaaagagttaaaaaattaaatccacaactaaaataattttttgggtaAATAAGTAATTATGAGTTTAATTAGTGAGTGAATCAAAAAAAACAGGAACGTGTTGGTCAAATTGGACGCTAATATCTGAAACGACGTCTCCATTTAATTCATTTACAACATGTGGGCGGTGGCTGATCCCAATTCCAACAAATTAAATAtcttttcgtttttttttaattacagactaaatttaatattttatcatatttaaaatataagaaaattttgatgtattaataattttaaaaaatattttttgaggatctatatatatatatttttgtatatgtaaATCTTGAtgtataaataatttcatttatataagtttttttgcTATAACCACTTAAATAATCATGAATCATCATCTTAATTTTCGTGTTACATCATaatatttactatattcaaataatATCTAATGTTATCTGAGACTAGATGAATTGCTGGTCGGCTGTTGTGCGTTGGGTTGACcgtcttaaaatatttacaacatTTTGGCCTCTAGAATGGAATGACAGGTGATTCTTCTTATTTTATCAAGGGTGgaaattaaatgtttttattgTATTTCATATTAATTATATATCATACCTTTTAAGTctacaataaaaattatatatttagaatataaTCGTATGTTTAACGATAaataattaagtatataattTAAAACTAGTTAATAACAACATATATAATATGTACGATATTCGagtaataaagattaaattgtgagtaaaacaaaatttaaacatgtaaatatgTCATATTAAGTGTATGAAATGTACTACAACTGCTTATCATAGTGTTATCATCAATCTTGAATTGAtgtcgagttaacttgtgacaccaactcaattaataacattataaatatatacaattgatagaggtaataaagtatgcatgataaaattaaaatgtgcAAAATATTTTAAGATAAAGTATTGGTTGagtgataaaattaaagttttattgaTGCAAATGTTATGAATAAAACTACCATAGAGGTACAACATCGGCATGAGGTACATGTGGCCTACCACGTGTAACAATCTAGTTTTTTTGTTAAGTACCACAtgagtttttaatagtaaaaaatagatggaaatttttaatataaaagaccaatttgctctttgatctaacatataggcACTAATTGTtcattttttagtagaggggaaAACTCAATTTGACACCTAATACAAGGGTCTCCATGATAATTTTACCAATGTCAATGGTTCAAATTTCATCATATGCAACTTATTTATCGTttctttaaataaaaagactaacgTACCTTAGAATAATACAACTTATTTTATATACAAAAcgatattttttaataatttctctaaTCGAGTTGGTACCCAATTGACTtatgacactaactcaatcaatGGTTTAAATTGTAGTatagataattattgttattgttgttaGGATTAATGTcacaatttatctttaaattttcattcaatgtGCAATATGGTACTTGTACAaagaaaatatacaatttagcaCTTGTACTCTTCTGCCATGTATATAATATACCCCAAAGCTTTAACATTGTTTAATTTACATGCTAACTTACCAACAACGAATAAATGAATGCCACATGTTGTTATATATGACTGATTTTGGGTTTTGAATATGATTATTATAAGTTGATcaaattatttgatatttatcttttatttctatttttaaacaataaatacaataaaaaaaactaaaattttctcgttgaaaactgaacaaaaaaaaatcatatttaaaatctAAAGCTAATCGTATGATGGCAACCGctattcatttattcattgttGTCAAGTtagcatgtaaattaaatgataTTAAA from the Gossypium hirsutum isolate 1008001.06 chromosome D09, Gossypium_hirsutum_v2.1, whole genome shotgun sequence genome contains:
- the LOC107891395 gene encoding arogenate dehydrogenase 1, chloroplastic; amino-acid sequence: MSSSSSSSLPLQTLKIGIVGFGTFGQFLAKTMIKQGHTTRATSRTDYSQLCHQLDVPFFRDVIPFLEADNDVILICTSILSLSEVLNSMPLRRLKRHTLFVDVLSVKEHPRNVLLQVLPENMDVLCTHPMFGPESGKNGWKDLPLVYEKVRVRNETRCSSFLHIFESEGCRMVEMSCEEHDKVAARSQFLSHSIGRILAEMGIESTSMNTKSFETLVKLKESATNDSFDLFSGLFIHNRFAQQELMNLEQSFEKVKQRLLKKMSEQQSLSSV